One Phyllopteryx taeniolatus isolate TA_2022b chromosome 12, UOR_Ptae_1.2, whole genome shotgun sequence genomic window, TTTTAGGTGTGATAGATTTAGCCATGATATAGACAAATTGTAAAATAACTTAACGTGTTATTTGTTATTAGGCTATTCAATGAGCCCAACCTTCAACTTTTACAAGCTATAGAGGActaatttattacaaatacaaagACTACTTAGCATATGTATGGCCAATTATCccagggctgggcgattattgagggggggggggggggggaatcgcaATTAATTTGttattgaaatcatgattaataaacacaattattaattgattttcaaactaAGTATTTATagaactaccaaaactcaacttgaaATATAAATTAGAAGGAAAACCAGACATAAATTAGTAACAaggaaaataatatattaaaataatggcatttcaaaacaataaatacaaataaatatctgCTGTGTGCACCTTGACCTCTTAGGGGCAGAGTGGTGCATGCATGGAGATACAAACTTTACAATAAAAAGAGTAGAAGGTGGTTTCGATTGAACTTCATTAATATAACaaatttttcacagattaggaacaataggtgcctgtgaatattgttatattacctgtctgtatgtgctcCTATCGCATTtgtgtgaaaatatttgaaGATGTGTCACTCCTGTTAGTCTTAACTTcaaatgctaatttttgtttttgttagccaGTCAATAGGGTTTTCGTTTGTCTGCGTAGCATTAAGCTATCAATTTTCAGTAATGACGCTAATTGTATGTTAAATCTAAATTTACAATGTgcgtaattctttttgttgtttggttttacagtaaactccaactggagTGTTAAACATATTAAAGCACaatcagggagggcagaatagcATGTCACACAGTGCATATGGGGTGCTTTTACACCGTGGGAACACACTGCGCCGTTCAACACAATCGTTTTTATGACCGTGAAAAGACACAATCGAAATCACAATTAAATTTGGATTAATCGGCCAGCCCTAAGTTATACCTGACATAGTAATTTATGTTATAAATGTGATTAATCTAGTCATTACAAACCTGTAAACTAAGTCCAGATTTATAGTTACAGGTTAAGAATTCAGCAacatttttgggtgttgttgatatttaGACGTAcaagtattttgtatttttttaaatggcggcAGAGATCAAATTCCACTATagaagtgtcaatttcatatgCTGTACGTTTTAGTTCCTGCGGTAACGTTAATGGTAATCAATAGCCTGTAGCGTTTACACTGTATTCCTCAGTTGATAATCCAGTTCATGATTTGTTTTAGCTGGTTTGACATGGAAAAACTTGTTTTACTGTTCAGCTTTTCAATATTAACTCAAACAgcttaaaatattttgcagcttttttgtGTTTATACAAGCTATGCATTAAAACCATTTGCGCCTTCTGTCCTCCTTTTTTTGTTCACATGTGGGACCAATCCTGACCATGGCTGGAATGCCTCAATCGACTCATTCatgtcatacatacatacatacatacatacatacatgcatacatgcatacatacatgcaatGCATACACACACTCTTTGTCCACTGGGCATACcttcacacatacacaacagTCTACACCTCACTACATTCTGCCTACAGTACAAGCCCACAGTGATTGCCTGTGTGTGTATTCACCTGGCATGCAAGTGGTCCAACTGGGAGATACCAGTGTCTACCGATGGGAAACATTGGTGGGTGTATGTGGACAGCTCTGTTACTCTTGAGCTGCTTGATGGTAAGACAAGACGTACAAATATACTTGCATGATTTGTACCTATATCTCTTTGAATTCATTTCATGTAACTGTGATTTATGATTGAGCACTGGAAGAGGACCTACTGCGTTATATTAATCCAACTTTCTTGTGTTTTACAGAGTTGACGCATGAATTTCTACAGATTTTGGAAAAGACGCCCAGCCGGTTAAAGAGAATACGCAACTGGAGAGTAAGAAATCATTTTGTCTGTTCTAAATGCATCAGAATGACGAATTTGACACTTGACCACAAGCTGTGTGGGTGTAATGACAGTATGACACCAGTGACAATTGGCATACCATTAAATGCTTTTGATACTGAATAAAGAAACCAAGTATATCGGAAACAAAACTGTTCCTATTTTCACTCTTATTGAGTGAATGATgtacaatgaactagtttgcgtagtGGGGTAAGAAAATGCTGTCATGCTGAACGAGAGCACACTCTGTTCCCACCGTAAGTACGGTTTTCTTGGATTGTTTTAGATTGTTTGCAATCTATAACCTCAATGTCCCCCCTTGCCCCGCCAATATTTACTATGATTATGACTTCACTACTGCGCTAGCATAGGTTACTAATGGTCTGCAGCGCATTCCAAAACTATCCCtgcccattttatttattgaacgatAAGTCAATATATTAAGATCTAATTTATTGTATGAACCTGGCAGACACATTTGCAGCCACGACTTCTCTTGCATGTCCTTTTTCccgtatccactattgctgctgaaatgatgcaaatttccccattgtgggacatatgataaaaacatgaagtattatctatattttgttagttttttcaaagatttattctgaagttcagcactttatgtgaacacgtaatacttgctcttattttgaaattcacagccctatttttatttagtaaatgagaaaacgcgCAGTTTtactcatgtttgattacccaggctttccgaagacatttgttttttactaCTTTTTGCTAGTTTGTGGACCGAGCTGCAgtctagtgttgtttcgttcgcaaacgtttcgttcaaaagaatgAATCTTTTCAGTGAAGGTAATTaattgaatcagtttatgaaatgatttgttcTTTGAGGTTGGCCGCCGCCATGAGCGAGTCGCCTGGAAgtggaaacggaactgctgcagCGTTCCTGTGCTGTCTTGACGTATCGATTGTGATGTGCAGCTGTTGCGACGGAGACGATTCGGtcctttttcaaaataaaacacatttgacacgCAAAGacgcaatacaacagaaattatataaattggtcatccCTTCtatgcggcccggtaacaaatccCTCACGGACCAGTACCAGTCCGTATCTCGgcggttggggaccactgctataGTACTTTGCATGTTAATAGTAATTCTTTACTCTATTTACACACTTACATGCCCCGGCTGTCGGTGATCAACAAAATGTGACGCTATGCATGAGATATGTTATTTTGATAGTTGTATGTTGGTGAAAAAGGTATTTCGATCCAAAACCAAtaatgcacttttgggctatTTGTGGCCGAAATCTCAGTGCATCACTACCAAATAGCTACGCTTTCCGCCTCCTCCGCTGCTTGCGTAGGAGACGTAAGCGCGTTGTGCCACATTAACATCCATGCGTCCAGCCCAGTGACTCTCAACGGGCTTCACAGACCCGCAGTTGACAACGATCAtggggcattgtgagcaggcgtgttgtcatggtgaagcaaccacgagttgtcctgccacaagtggaaaatgaaattttgagtttgggttagaaatgtattttcttgtgACACCTGttctggaacctttctgacacaacACGTCTAAGGCGTTTAAGGACAGAATTTCTTAGCATGATAGTTTTCAATTGATGCCGTCCATTGAGTTGAAAGACTCATTGATTTGATGAAGATGGAGCATAAAATATGTTCTCTATGTTTTAGGCAACCCAAGCTGCCAAGAAACCCAAATCTGAGAACAGCCAACTGACTGATACCTCCGTCACTGGACCTTCAATGCTCCAAGACCATTCCTTGCTTGACGGCTCACTTGTTGGAGTACCCCGCTCAAGTTTTTCCAAATCAGGTGCCACCTTTACTGTGTCTATTTCTGCTCAGTCTGGAGGCGCACCGCTGTCCCTGGACTCTTTCGGTGGCCCTTACAACCCACCTAGCCACAGTGAATGGCCCCAGACCAACCCAAGTCAAGCAGGGTATTCATCCAGTTGTATAAAACAGGAACCCCTCACCACTTCTCACCAAGAGCAGACACTGTCCTTACAGGCCTCTGCTTCCTCTTTGCTTCCACCTCCATTAGCAATCAAGACTGAGAAAACTGTAGATCTTAACATCAAACAGGAACTAAAAGGAACGTGTGCAAGTGAAGCTGGCAAGCATCAGCCATCTACTTTATCTTCATATCCCCCACCGCCACAACACTCCTCAGCGGGCAAAATGTCGCTGGATAAATACAGAGAAAAACATGCTGTAGAAGTTGCTGCTTCTGGGCAGAAAAGCCGTCAGGAGCAGCGTGCCACACCAACAGAGAACAACGTGAAAGGGGATCTTTCGTCTTCCTCAAACTATGCACCACCGTCTTTGAGCCAGGCTGATCATAGAAAGTATTCACAGATGCATCAAATGTCCCAAAGTGCTCATAGTTTAGGTAGTGGTAGCAGTGCTACTGCGTCGCCAATGAAGAATAAAGTTCCTTCCACAACGTCAGGGCAGGACAGACGCCATCATGGTGACAAATGGGACAAAAGTTCACTTAATCTCCACCTGGCAATTCCTGGCTCTGGAGGAAGCTCCCAGCTGGACAGAAGCAAGGAGGAGCTTAAGATGAAAATAAAGGTTTCCTCATCAGCAGAGCGGCACAGTTCATCGGACGAAGGCGCGGCCGCCAACAACAAGAGTAAACATTCCAGCCCCCTAGTGAGCAAAGAGAAACCGCACCGAGGCGCGGATCACAGTGTTCACCGCCATCACAAATACAGTCACCACAACCCCCACTCTCACAGTGGGAATGGACAAGGGGGCTCCGAGGGCCTGTTTCGAGGTCCTCCGGGACTGATAACTCTCGAAGGAATTGCGCTTCCTCATAGCGGATCCATGTCTTTGACTTCGTCATCGCGAAAGAGGCCGCACCCCGAGGTCAATCACAATCAACACccttcttcctcatcctccGCTCCTTCTTGCTCCAAATCAGGCAAAGTCTCCAAGCTTGGCACTGGTGCTGCAGGTACTTCTTCCCCGTTTTCTCCTCCTTGCTGCTCTCCTATACTGCAGTGTGTCTCGTCTAGCTTGCAGCGCTGTGGCTAACCTCCACCTCCTCTTCATTTCTCCCCCTCCCCTCATGTTACACTCAGGTGGGCTGCGGACCTCTCAGCAGTACCTCCCTCCTAGCGGGTCGCCACATGAAGTGGGAGACCAGAGACACTGAGCGAACCTCTTCTGCAGCCATGGTTCTTCACATGGAAATTGCAAGAAACTACCCACAGTTCAAACTACTATGCGCACCTCTTCTGCAGCCATGGTTCTTCACATGGAAATTGCAAGAAACTACCCACAGTTCAAACTACTATGCGCACCTCCTTGTTAAGTCCCCTAGGAGAAACTTCGGCGATGATATACCCTTT contains:
- the LOC133486491 gene encoding cyclin-T2-like, whose translation is MAGMPQSTHSCHTYIHTYIHTCIHAYIHAMHTHTLCPLGIPSHIHNSLHLTTFCLQYKPTVIACVCIHLACKWSNWEIPVSTDGKHWWVYVDSSVTLELLDELTHEFLQILEKTPSRLKRIRNWRATQAAKKPKSENSQLTDTSVTGPSMLQDHSLLDGSLVGVPRSSFSKSGATFTVSISAQSGGAPLSLDSFGGPYNPPSHSEWPQTNPSQAGYSSSCIKQEPLTTSHQEQTLSLQASASSLLPPPLAIKTEKTVDLNIKQELKGTCASEAGKHQPSTLSSYPPPPQHSSAGKMSLDKYREKHAVEVAASGQKSRQEQRATPTENNVKGDLSSSSNYAPPSLSQADHRKYSQMHQMSQSAHSLGSGSSATASPMKNKVPSTTSGQDRRHHGDKWDKSSLNLHLAIPGSGGSSQLDRSKEELKMKIKVSSSAERHSSSDEGAAANNKSKHSSPLVSKEKPHRGADHSVHRHHKYSHHNPHSHSGNGQGGSEGLFRGPPGLITLEGIALPHSGSMSLTSSSRKRPHPEVNHNQHPSSSSSAPSCSKSGKVSKLGTGAAGTSSPFSPPCCSPILQCVSSSLQRCG